Proteins encoded together in one Quercus lobata isolate SW786 chromosome 3, ValleyOak3.0 Primary Assembly, whole genome shotgun sequence window:
- the LOC115979801 gene encoding uncharacterized protein LOC115979801, which produces MDDAKRRAMIKSLAVEQKKTGEIVVPSVPGSSGKRKQPPKSDRPLKQPKVSMEPVVGLMAEGPKAVTQVKQGAGKGLMHAPPVSEEKPPPLLREDSKFALEKLTSILSAEDYEDLGNHSTEVMGETGLFAVGQSLVMMKGLMDRCLNREAALERVRSKLGQTEEELSQLHKWKATMEQKFELSEKTREELEQRTEEAGKALKVRADEVKDLKKKLRHARDDAVSEYRNSESLLKELAGSFLQGFDDSLRQVKKAYPDLDLSMITLTDQGQTSALPAASENTEDLFGEEAAQGDGESAMPNEVAVVDPNKAE; this is translated from the exons atggacgacgccaagagaagggcaatgataaaatctctagccgtcgagcaaaagaagacgggtgagATCGTTGTTCCCAGTGTGCCGGGGTCATCGGGTAAGAGGAAGCAGCCACCCAAGTCCGACCGTCCACTCAAGCAGCCAAAGGTGTCAATGGAGCCCGTGgtgggcttgatggctgagggcCCTAAGGCCGTCACCCAAGTTAAACAAGGGGCCGGTAAGGGCCTAATGCATGCTCCACCCGTCAGCGAGGAGAAGCCCCCTCCCCTTCTCCGTGAGGACTCGAAGTTCGCTTTGGAGAAGCTTACGTCCATACTTTCTGCAGAGGATTATGAGGATCTTGGGAATCATTCGACGGAGGTGATGGGGGAGACGGGGTTATTTGCCGTCGGACAG tccttggttatgatgaagggcttgatggaccgctgcctcaaccgtgaagcggctctgGAACGGGTACGGTCAAAACTTGGGCAGACGGAAGAGGAGCTTAGCCAGCTGCACAAGTGGAAGGCCACGATGGAGCAGAAGTTCGAACTCTCTGAGAAGACGAGAGAAGAACTTGAACAGAGGACGGAGGAGgctgggaaggccttgaaggTTAGAGCAGACGAGGTGAAGGATCTGAAGAAAAAACTCCGTCATGCAAGGGATGACGCCGTCAGCGAATATCGCAACTCCGAGTCTTTGTTGAAGGAGCTGGCaggatcgttccttcaaggcttcgaCGATTCGCTCCGTCAGGTGAAGAAGGCCTACCCAGATCTGGACTTGTCCATGATAACACTAACTGATCAAGGTCAGACGTCTGCTCTACCCGCCGCCTCCGAAAATACGGAGGATCTCTTTGGAGAAGAGGCAGCTCAGGGTGACGGAGAGTCCGCTATGCCGAATGAGGTCGCTGTTGTCGACCCCAATAAAGCAGAGTGA